The candidate division TA06 bacterium genome segment TATTTAATATTTGAAGATTGTCAAAAATACCCAAGTAAAATAAAAATTCTTAACCTGAAAAGCTTGAAAATCATTTATGAGCAAAGTGGTTTTCTGCAAAACATAAAAAAAGGAAAAAGTACTTTAAACCCAATTGATAAAAGTGATGACTTATTATTGTTCTTTTCAACAAAAGCGAAAACATATGATACTTTTTATGTGAATAAGCTTGAATTAAAAACGTTTAATTGTTCTATTATAGATACTATTATAACATCTGGGGACCCATTATCTGGAGTACCATATATTACAGAGATGGATACAGTGGAGAATATGATAAGAATTGAATATCGATCAAAAAATCGAGAAGGCAGTAAACTATTAATTTTAAAATATAATTAACCCAAATTTATGCATATAAAGTAAATATTTTGGTATATTTTTTGCATAGTATGCTTGACAACAAAAACAAATGCTCATAAGCCAAGTAAAATCAACATAATACCAACAAGGCGCAATTCGCAAAAATGCCCCCCGCCAAAGGCGGGGGGCATTTTTAGTCTTGCAAAGAACGGTTTATTGTGGTAAATTATTAAAGTGAATAAAACAATCCGCCGGCAGTTCAAATACCTGCTGGTCAGACTTTTATTAAAGACCTTTTTGGTCCTGCCCCGGTCCTTTTGCCTGTGGCTGGCCAGATCTTTGGCGCCTGCGGCCTGGTATTTTTTGCCCAAGGAACGAGGCAAGGTGCTGTTCAACCTAAGGCTGATCTTTCCGGAACACAAAGACCACAAAGCCCTGGGCCTGGAGATCTACCGGAACCTGGCGCTGAATGCGGTGGACACCGTTAAAGTATCCGGGCTTCCGCTGGAGGAACTGGACCGGCTGGTAAAGGTCCACGGTCTGGAGCATTTCGACGCCGCCTACAAGACCGGCCGGGGGCTGGTGGCCATCACCGGGCATATCGGCTGCTGGGAACTGATGCCGGTCTGGTTCTCCCGGCATGGTTACAAGATCAGCGTCATCGGCAAGCGGATGTACGACCCCCGGATGGACGACATAGTGCTGAAAATGAGGAGCGGGCAGGGGATCAAGGTGATAGACCGGGACACCGGGGCCAAGGAGGCGCTTAGGGCCCTGCATTCCGGCCATGCCCTGGGGATATTGATAGACCAGGACACCCGGGTCTCCAGCGTCAACGCGGAGTTCTTCGGCCATCTGGCCAAGACGCCCACCGGGGCGGCGGCCCTGGCGGCCCGGGCCGCCGCGGCTGTGATCCCGATGGCCATCCAACGCGACAAAGAGGGGATACATCATCTGTACGTCAGGCCGCCGCTGCCTCAATCACAATTAACCGACAAGGAAGCCCGGCTGAAAGAGGACGTGCAGCGGCAGACCTCGGCCTTGGAAGATCTGATCAAGCAGGACATAACCCAGTGGGTGTGGATGCACCTGCGCTGGCTGGAGAAGCCAAAAGCTTGAAGAAAAATTAACCACAGAAAGCACAAAAACACAAATCAACCACGTTTAACGTTATTACGTAGTAACGTTATAACGATTTATGTGCCTTTTTGTGGCAAAGGTTAAAAAAGAAATGAAAAAAAAATACATATATACTGCCCTTGTCCTTGTACTTTTAACCGGGTGCAAGAAGGAACAGGCTTCCCAGCCGGCGGTGGAGCCTGCTTTTTCCCCGTCCCAGACCATCCAGGGTTTCAAACTGACCGAGACCCAGGCTGGCCTGAGGGTTTGGGTGCTGGTGGCCGACCAGGCCAACACCTTCAACGAACAGCATCTGGTGGAGATGTTCAAACTGAAGATCGATTTTTACCGCAAGGCCGGGGATTCCATCAGCGCCAACCTGACCGCCGATTCCGGCAAGATCAACACGGACAGCCGCAACATGGAGACCCGCCGGAACGTGGTGCTGACCACCAAGGACGGGATGAAACTTTTGACCGATTATCTGGACTGGAGCAACCAGGACCGGCGCTTTACCACCGAGTCCAAGGTCCGGCTGGAGAAGGACGGAGACTGGCTGGAAGGCGAGGGCATGAGCGCCAGCCCCGACCTTAAGGAGATCGAGCTCAAGCGCAATGTCCGGGGCAAGAAGGAACTGCTGACCGGGCTGGAGGGGATCCAGTGATCTTCCCAGTCCTGCTGCTTTTGGCCGGACTGGGAGCGGCTCCCCAGCCGCTGGCCGACACCACCCAGCCCTACGTGCTTTCGGCCGGCAACATGAAGATCCAGCAACTGGGCCAGGACAAGATCACCTGGCTTTACGGCCAGGTGGAGATCATCCACGGCTCCACGATACTGAAGGGCGACACCGCCCGCATCTCCACCCTTACCGAAAAAGCCTCGGTCTGGGGCAGGGTCACCATCTACGACAAGACGGTGAAGATCACCGGACGCCGGGCCGACTACCTGAAACCCACCGGCCGGGCCAGCGTCTTTGGGCGGCCCCGCCTCAACGACGCCGGCTGGGACCTGACGGCCGACTCCCTGGCATATTCCCGGCCCCAGGCCAAAAGTTATGCCTACGGGCAGGTGGAGATGATTGACTCCTCACAGCACAACAAGCTTTACGGCGATTACGGCGAATACTGGCATGACCAGGGCTATGGGTTCGTCAGCGGCCGGGCCAGGATGGAATCCTACGACAAAAAGAACCGTGATAAGAAAAGCATGATCACATCCGGCAAAATGGAGGTCTTCCAGGCCAGCGGCCTGGCGGTGGCCGCCGACAGCGTCAGGTTCGCACAGGACAGCCTGTGGGCCGCCTGCGGCAAGATGACCTATTTCAAGACCGCCGGGCGGATGATGCTGGAGCAGGAGCCCTCGGTCTGGCGCCGGGACGCCCTGATCAGCGGCCGGCTGATGGAGCTGGACCTGAAGGGCGACACCCTGCGCCATGCCTGGGTGCGTGACTCGGCCGTGGTCCGCCAGTTCAACGAAGCCAGCCCCGACACCGACATCATCACCTGCGACAGCCTTAAGGCCGACTTTGACCAGGGCCAGATGTCCTACGTCCATGCCTGGGGCCGGGTGTGGTGCCAGTACCACCGGAGGCAGAAGGAAAACAGCAGCGGCCGGAACCTGGCCCAGGGACAGGAGATGGAATTCTTCATGAGCCAGGGGAAGACCCAGAGGATACTGATGAACAAAAAAGCCAAAGGCGCATATCACTCCAAGGAGGATGTAAAATGAGCGCCATGGGTCCGGGACTGAGGCAGGAACTGCGCCAGATGCTGGCGCCGGAGATGCTGCAGCTGTTGAAACTGCTGCAGCTGCCGACGCTGGAGCTTCAGCAATTGGTGCGCCAGGAGCTGGAGATCAACCCCCTGCTGGACGAGGTGATTGAGGAGACCCAGGAGGAGATCCAGGAAACTGAAGGCCTGAACTCGCTGGATTCCTTCCAGAAGACATCCAATGAGGAAGAACCGGAAACGCCGGACCGTCCCGACCAGTTGGATTGGGAAAACTATCTGCAGGAGGGCCTGGACAGCGGATACTATCCCGCCAACAAGGACAAATCCGAGGAGGACTCCCAGCCCTACGT includes the following:
- the lptC gene encoding LPS export ABC transporter periplasmic protein LptC, encoding MKKKYIYTALVLVLLTGCKKEQASQPAVEPAFSPSQTIQGFKLTETQAGLRVWVLVADQANTFNEQHLVEMFKLKIDFYRKAGDSISANLTADSGKINTDSRNMETRRNVVLTTKDGMKLLTDYLDWSNQDRRFTTESKVRLEKDGDWLEGEGMSASPDLKEIELKRNVRGKKELLTGLEGIQ